The Nicotiana tabacum cultivar K326 chromosome 5, ASM71507v2, whole genome shotgun sequence sequence TTCTTGTTCTTCCACTGGTAGTCTAGGTGCACCAGGATCTAGAGGGAACCTTTTGGTGACTATAGTTCTGTAGGCTTGCCTTGTTTCCACTTTGCTGATGTGGTCTTGCTTTCTCTTTCAATGTTTTGAAATATAGGTACTTTGAGAAGCAGTTTGAGTTAGCATATAGAATGAAACTGCCAATGTTTCTTCACATGCGAGCAGCTGCTCAGGATTTTTGCGACATTCTTGAACGAAATAAGGATCGGTAAAAATTTTGTACTTGTAGGAGATAGCACGAATTGGCTTGTTTCTAATTTTCACTATGTAATCCCCATCAGTATGAGAATACTGGAAAGATCAAGTTAATTTTTTCTAAGAACTTCTTATAGTATGTAGTGGTTAGATTATCCATAGGCCAGCTTAAAAgtggaaaaaataaataaagtaataaaCCACATGATTTTACCACTATGTTTGACTCTTATATCTCAGTCCTTTTGGGATGAAGCCATGCCCTAATGCTAGAAGGCTCCTGCCTAAGCAGGTTCAGGAAAAAGCAGATGTAGACAGCCTTACCTTCCATGTCAGAAAATTTTATGGGGCCAGCTTATGCCGAGATTTGCTATTGAATACTGACGTAACTTAAAAGGCTGTTTTTGTGAATATCTGTCTTATGGAATTGAGGCAGTATCCGACTTTTGTTTAATTAAGTGACATTAGGCAACATTATCATGGTTAGTGTAATGCTTTGCATTCATAATTGCAGTTTTATATATGGTGTTCTGATAAACCCCTTGTGTTGAACAGGTTTGTTGCTGGTGTTGCGCACTCTTTCACTGGAAGTGCTGAAGATCGTGATAAACTTCTTTCATTTAGTAATGTTTTTATAGGTGAAATCTCCAGTCTGTTATGTTCAATATTGTAATTTAGAAGCTGTCATGTTCATGTGTTTTCCATCAGATATTTGAGATTGCTAGACTCTGATTTACTTATATCTGTTCATGTCTTTCTGTTTGAACTACTCATTAGGTGTAAATGGTTGCTCTCTCAAGACAGCTGAGAACCTTGAAGTCGTAAAGGGTATACCAGTTGAGCGAATGATGATTGAAACGGATTCACCATACTGTGATATCAAGAATTCACATGCTGGGATACATTTTGTGAAATCCTCGTGGCCTTCAAAGAAAAAGGAGAGGCATGATCAAGAATGCCTTGTCAAAGGTCGCAATGAGCCTTGCTTAGTTCGGTAAGTGTCATAGCATTCTTCTTGCTTAGTGATATGATTTTTTTTCCCATTTTGTCTTTAAATAGACATCATTTCAAACAGTGGTCATGAGATTGAAACTGATTGAAAATGAAAGCTACAACATCCTTATTCCTTATATtattcaatttgattttctttaCAGGATACCAGTGTTTTGTACCCTTCCTTTCTccattaaatacatttttatatgTTATCGATTACTTGCAATACTTATTTTTTCATAGGAAAAAGTAACTTTACAGTTGGCAAAGGATGCAAACTTGGAGGAAACAGAGAAGCTAGAAGAACTATCATTGCTACACATACCACTGAACTTCAAATTGGCAAGTGCCACTCTCCaccaagaataaaaaaaaagaagcaaaaagaataaaaggaaaatagaaaaagagaaaaaacccAATGTCTTTGAATATCTTAACCCCTTTTACTTTTATTCTGTGTTCTTCTAATTCTCTCCGAATGCTTCTGAGTGGGGGTATCAAAGGAATTACTTATATAATGTTCTTTCTGTTGTGGGATATTTACCCCTATTTTATGCCTTGGCAGTTGGCAATGTAGTAGAGCTTCTAGCTGCATATGATTCTCCGTATCTCGAGTTTAATCTTGATTTATTGAATAATATCAGCTCCCTTCTTCCAGGCAAGTGCTTGAAGTTGTTGCAGGCACTAAAGGCATCACTAACATAGACCAACTGGGCAAGACACTGTACCACAATACTTGCAGGTGATTATAACGTCTTCTCTTTGTCACATCTCTATACTCGTATTGCAAGAAAGTAGATGATCTTCTTATACAGAAAGATATGGGAAATGATGGTTCTTTTTCATTTCTGAAGACAAAATAACTTTCAGGGTATTCTCATTCTTCTTATTTTCTGGGGCTGAGTAATGCTTTCTTATACTCCAATAGAATGTCAAAATTATGGTTCTTTTTAGCTGATTAAAACAAATTCTAAGGATTTATCACGCTAACCCAAACCCTTAGGCATCTCAGAAATTATTCATTCCTGCAGGGAGACAGCCTGGGAATTTTCTGCTAGTAGTTCCATGCCTATGCCATTTTTTGGGCAAAATTATGTTTTTCTGTCACTCGTGAAGATTTGAGTTCCTTCGCTTGACCATTATTGTCTTCAGGGTTTTCTTTCCTCATGATTTGGATTCGGCAGCAGAAGCTCTTCTTGCTAGTGGCAGGGAAGCTATATGAAAGAAGTCATGAGTTCAAGAGAAAAGGCAGCACTCTGAGCAGCGCTCTGCTAGTCAGAGCGTTTATCCTCTCAAAGTCATCATGTGTGTACGAGAATTGTATGCTAGAAAACAAAGGGTGGAACATTTACATTTTTCTGTCACTCATATATTGTTTTTTGGTAACTAAATTTTTTCATTAATCACCAGTGAAAGACATTACAGCGCATTAGCTAAGCTTAAATGCAGGTTAGCCAAATCAAAAAGAGCAGTAAACAAATATTCCCTACTTCCTATACATCTTGCTATCTACGCCTCTGTTCTAAATATTTACATGTTTAAAAGTGAAGCTGCTGTAACCACCCCTTCACAATCCCTTCAGCTCTTTGGTTGCATACACATACAATCTCACGTGCTACACTTTCATAGGCTTGTGCACTCCCTTCAAATACCCTGTTGTTTCTCTCCCTCCATAAGGCATAGATAGCTTCTTTATATAGCATTTTTAGCCCTCGTGCCTGCTTTGATTTGCCTTTCGTTTGTTTGATGATCCACTGTATAAATTGCACCAAGTGTGGAGTGTAGCAGGTTGTATCTATAGCCATAAAAACAATCACCCCTACAGTTGTGCATATCCACACTCCACAAAGAGATGGTCTCTTGTCTCATTCTCCACTCGACAAAACACACAGATGGGGCTAACATTGAGCTCCCACTTTAGCAATCTGTCCACAGTTAGCATCCTTCCATAGATTGTGAATCCACATCGTAAATATGGCTTTTGGTTCAGCAATGTTTTGGTACATCAGCCTTCTCCAATGTATCTTTGGATAAGGTGGTATCATTTGTAAGTAAATCTGTTTGATCACACTTTCCTGCCCAGTTAAAGGTTTGCTCAGTTGTGTAACAATCTCCGTGGCTCCTAGAATTTTCCTTACCATCCAACTTGCACTTTGTAGTATGCCAATGCTATCTACATTTTGCCCTTTAATGTAATACGCATGTATCCACTTTATCCATAGCTTATCTTGTTTCTGGCGTAGATCCCAATGTCTTTGTAATTGCTGTCTTATTCCATATCTGTAGGTTGTGTAGATTGAGTCTACTTGCTGCTTTAGGTTGACATATCTTCTCCCAGGCAACTAATGCTTTCCTAGTGATCTCATTCCTCCCTGGCCACATATAGCACTGGAATAAGCTTCTATTAGTTTTGTGACTTTAACTGGTAATGTGAAGATTTGGAACCAATTTAATTGCATGCCAAAAATCACTGATTGCACCAGTTGAATTCTTCCGACATATGACAGTTTTTTTACAGTCCAAGATGTAATCTTAGACACTATTCTCCCAATAAGCGGCTTCAATTGCACCACAGTCAACTTCTTTGTGTCGAGTGGAACTCCTAGATATTTAAAATCCATTTCTCCTAGACTGTTGCCCAGCGGCTGTATTATTTCATTATTCTCCTTAGTGTTGATGCCTCCACAATACACTGCACTCTTAGCCATATTAGCCTTCATCCCTTATGCTTCTAAGAAAGATACAAAACAAGCTTGCAATTTTTGAATGGAGTTTTTGTCCCCTCTGGCAAATAACAACAGGTCATCAGCAAAACTAGGTGAGTAATGCCTAGCTTCCCACATTTTGGGTGAAATTTATAACCTTTCTCCTTCAATCCATTAAGCAGGCTACTCAAGTATACCATAGCAATAGCAAAGAGAAAAGAGGATATTGGATCCCCTTGCTTCAGGCCTCTAGCTGCATTAAAGGGTTCCATAGATTCCCCATTAAGCACAATAGAGTAATTAATTGTCTTGACACAAGTCTTTACTCATCCAATAAATTTTTCAGGGAATCCCAATCCTTCCATGATTTGTTATAAGTACACCCATTCCACAGAGTCTTACGCTTTTTGTATGTCAACATTTATCATACACCTGGGAGAAATGTGCTTCTTGCTGTAAGATTTGACTAGTTCATGAGCCAAAATTATGTTATCTGCTATCCTCCTCTTTGGAATGAATCCTGCCTGAGCATCAGATATAATGCAATTCATCATTTTCTGTAATCTAGCAACATCACTTTAGAAATAAGCTTATATAGAACAGTGCAACATACTATGGGCCTGTAGTCTTTCACTGTTGCTGGGTTAGGTATCTTTGGTACTAGGGTAAGAGTGGTGCAATTAATTGCCTGATAGAGTCTCCCTGTGATGAAGAAGTCTATAACTGTTTCACATACTTCCAGCTTCATTATATTCTATGACTTCTTGAAAACCACAACATTGAATCCATCTATTCTTGGTGCCTTGTCATCTCCTATCGAGCATAACCCCTCATAAACTTCCTCATCTGTTACATTAGCACATAATGCTACTTGTTGTGAGTGTGTCAGACAGGGCCCAGTCTTCATGACTACTCTATATACTGTTGGCAATTGTACAGTAGCTGAGCcaatactccatccgtttcaatttatgtgaacctgtttgactgggcacgaagtttaagaaaaaataaagacttttggaatttgtgatcCTAAGCAAGTTAAAAAGCGGCTCAGAgaatttatgtggttataaaagcttctcattaagggtagaattgtaagtttaagctaaattgtttccaaatttagaaagggttcattctttttggaacggataaaaaaggaaataggttcacataaactagaaCGGACGGAGTATTTCTTTTTTGATATCTCCCATGCTCACTAGGTTCATCCGTTACAGAGAGTATTTGCTTGGTCTGCTGCCTATCTTTCATCACAATTGAGAAGTATTTAATATGAGTCCCCAAGCTTTATCCAGTTAGCTCTATATTTTTGTTGCAAAGAACTTTCTTCAATCATAGACCACTTTTCAAGTTGTTGcaagaagtccctctctattcagCTAGGCTATTTGAATAGTGATTGTGCATCCTCCCTTGTATGTCCTTTAAAGCTTCTCTGGCATGAGTAATCTTCTCGGATATCCCTCTAAACTCCTCAAAGTTCAATTTTTTAAGATCTGCTTTAAGATCCTTCATTTTAAGCCAtacatttttcattttctctGTTGCTTTATTTCTAGCCTATCCAGCTTCCCCTAATTGTTTGAATTGAGTGTGTTTTGCCATATGTTGTAGAACCTGAATGGAACTTTTATGGCGAGGAGTTGACTAAGAGtccttagatcattttttatggtccaaaAATTTTTCAGGCTGTCCAGGTCCGGGCGCCCAAGAATAATCTTATcctttgagaataatcaaaatttaCAGTGTTCCATTGGAACATGAAAATGTGACTAAATTGGTCCTAGTTACTCTTCGGGGCGGAGTGGAAGAAGGGGGGATTCTCGAACGCAGAAAGGATCCAATGAATTCGAAAGAATTGAACGAGGAGCCGTATGAGATGATATTGTTCCTCCATTGATCAAGAATTTCGATTTTTGGGAAGTATCATGATCGTCCAATAAGAAGAGTTTCAATTTTTTCAAATGAACAATTTGAAGACCTATTGATTCTAACAACTGATTGCAGAGTTGATCATTCGGACCTTTCAATTCATAGATGTAGATCTCGGACCTATGAACGGGGATATTTCCGAAACTCACACAGAAAAAAAGTAGTCTcacatggaaggcgtgggctatagcacactaaaatctGGGAATTAGGCCAAATTCTCATTTTATGGCCCTAgacgccaaaaaacgaggaatggccatggcggggcggtgactaatgttccttacTTCTTTTTTTATGgtccgaaaaaactttaggcggtTCAGACCCAcgtgaaaggcgtgggctatagcacatgaaaatttgggaatcaggcgtaattctagtttatggccctaaaataccaaaaaacgagGAAAGATCATGTATGGGCTGTGACTTTTGTtccgtaggtcatttttgatagtccgaaaaaaatttaggcagtccggcccatgcggaaggcatgggctataacacacgaaaatatgagaatcgagccGAATTCttgtttatggccctaaaatgccaaaaataaggaacgatcatggcgggaccgTGAACAacgtttcttaggtcatttttcatGGTTCGAAattttttaggagatccggg is a genomic window containing:
- the LOC107821092 gene encoding uncharacterized protein LOC107821092 isoform X4, whose amino-acid sequence is MATVRMIDIAVNFTDSMFKGIYNGKQYHMGDIQAVLKRAWSAGVDRIIVTGGSLEESKEALAIAETDARLFCTVGVHPTRCKEFEDSGDPEKHLQDLLTLAKEGIEKGKVVAIGECGLDYDRLHFCPSDTQKKYFEKQFELAYRMKLPMFLHMRAAAQDFCDILERNKDRFVAGVAHSFTGSAEDRDKLLSFSNVFIGVNGCSLKTAENLEVVKGIPVERMMIETDSPYCDIKNSHAGIHFVKSSWPSKKKERHDQECLVKGRNEPCLVRSLLPGKCLKLLQALKASLT
- the LOC107821092 gene encoding uncharacterized protein LOC107821092 isoform X2 produces the protein MATVRMIDIAVNFTDSMFKGIYNGKQYHMGDIQAVLKRAWSAGVDRIIVTGGSLEESKEALAIAETDARLFCTVGVHPTRCKEFEDSGDPEKHLQDLLTLAKEGIEKGKVVAIGECGLDYDRLHFCPSDTQKKYFEKQFELAYRMKLPMFLHMRAAAQDFCDILERNKDRFVAGVAHSFTGSAEDRDKLLSFSNVFIGVNGCSLKTAENLEVVKGIPVERMMIETDSPYCDIKNSHAGIHFVKSSWPSKKKERHDQECLVKGRNEPCLVRQVLEVVAGTKGITNIDQLGKTLYHNTCRVFFPHDLDSAAEALLASGREAI
- the LOC107821092 gene encoding uncharacterized protein LOC107821092 isoform X1 produces the protein MATVRMIDIAVNFTDSMFKGIYNGKQYHMGDIQAVLKRAWSAGVDRIIVTGGSLEESKEALAIAETDARLFCTVGVHPTRCKEFEDSGDPEKHLQDLLTLAKEGIEKGKVVAIGECGLDYDRLHFCPSDTQKKYFEKQFELAYRMKLPMFLHMRAAAQDFCDILERNKDRFVAGVAHSFTGSAEDRDKLLSFSNVFIGVNGCSLKTAENLEVVKGIPVERMMIETDSPYCDIKNSHAGIHFVKSSWPSKKKERHDQECLVKGRNEPCLVRQVLEVVAGTKGITNIDQLGKTLYHNTCRETAWEFSASSSMPMPFFGQNYVFLSLVKI
- the LOC107821092 gene encoding uncharacterized protein LOC107821092 isoform X3, with product MATVRMIENSTNSDSMFKGIYNGKQYHMGDIQAVLKRAWSAGVDRIIVTGGSLEESKEALAIAETDARLFCTVGVHPTRCKEFEDSGDPEKHLQDLLTLAKEGIEKGKVVAIGECGLDYDRLHFCPSDTQKKYFEKQFELAYRMKLPMFLHMRAAAQDFCDILERNKDRFVAGVAHSFTGSAEDRDKLLSFSNVFIGVNGCSLKTAENLEVVKGIPVERMMIETDSPYCDIKNSHAGIHFVKSSWPSKKKERHDQECLVKGRNEPCLVRQVLEVVAGTKGITNIDQLGKTLYHNTCRVFFPHDLDSAAEALLASGREAI